A genomic window from Glycine soja cultivar W05 chromosome 10, ASM419377v2, whole genome shotgun sequence includes:
- the LOC114369259 gene encoding protein DETOXIFICATION 12-like, giving the protein MKENLLAKQREKQKVTWDGLGEEMKRIICIAVPMVIVTATQYLLQVVSIMMVGHLNNNLYLSGAALAISLATVTGFSVLAGMASGLETICGQAYGAQQYEKVGVQTYTAIFSLTVVCLPLTFIWISMEKILVFIGQDPLIAQEAGKFLIWLVPALFAHAIMQPFVRYFQMQSLLLPMLISSCVTLCIHIPLCWALVFQTGMNNIGGALAMSISIWLNVTFLGLYMRYSPACAKTRAPISMELFQGIWEFFRFAIPSAVMICLEWWSFELLILLSGLLPNPQLETSVLSICLNTISTLFSIPFGIAAAASTRISNELGAGNPHAAHVAVLAAMSFAIMETAIVSGTLFVCRHDFGYIFSNEKEVVDYVTVMAPLICISVILDSIQGVLAGVARGCGWQHIGVYVNLGAFYLCGIPVAATLAVLAKMRGKGLWIGVQVGAFVQCILFSTITSCINWEQQAIKARKRLFDSEISADNRLV; this is encoded by the exons ATGAAAGAGAATCTATTAGCAAAACAAAGAGAGAAGCAGAAAGTTACATGGGATGGTTTGGGTGAAGAAATGAAGAGGATCATTTGCATAGCAGTGCCTATGGTAATTGTGACTGCTACCCAGTATTTATTGCAGGTTGTGTCAATCATGATGGTTGGTCACCTCAATAACAATCTCTATCTCTCTGGCGCCGCCTTAGCCATCTCTCTTGCCACCGTTACTGGTTTCAGTGTTCTT GCAGGAATGGCTAGTGGACTGGAAACTATTTGTGGACAGGCTTATGGAGCTCAGCAATATGAAAAAGTTGGAGTGCAAACATACACTGCTATATTCTCTCTCACAGTCGTTTGTCTTCCCCTAACTTTCATTTGGATCAGCATGGAAAAGATCCTAGTTTTCATAGGCCAGGACCCTCTAATTGCACAAGAAGCAGGAAAATTCTTAATCTGGCTTGTTCCCGCACTTTTTGCACATGCAATTATGCAGCCGTTTGTTCGATATTTTCAAATGCAAAGTCTGCTTCTTCCCATGCTTATAAGTTCTTGTGTCACTCTTTGTATCCATATACCCCTTTGTTGGGCTTTGGTGTTCCAGACTGGAATGAATAATATTGGTGGAGCATTAGCAATGAGCATTTCAATATGGTTAAATGTGACTTTTCTTGGATTATACATGAGATACTCTCCTGCTTGTGCAAAAACCCGTGCACCCATTTCTATGGAGCTGTTCCAAGGAATTTGGGAGTTCTTTCGCTTTGCTATCCCTTCTGCAGTGATGATTTG CCTTGAATGGTGGTCGTTTGAGCTGCTTATCTTGCTGTCTGGGCTGCTACCGAATCCACAACTTGAAACATCAGTTCTATCCATTTG TCTCAACACCATTAGCACTCTCTTTTCAATACCTTTTGGAATTGCTGCTGCTGCAAG CACAAGGATTTCAAATGAATTAGGAGCAGGGAATCCACATGCTGCCCATGTTGCTGTGTTGGCTGCAATGTCTTTTGCAATCATGGAGACAGCTATAGTTAGCGGAACCCTCTTTGTCTGTCGCCATGATTTTGGTTATATTTTCAGCAATGAGAAGGAAGTTGTTGATTATGTCACTGTCATGGCTCCTCTGATTTGCATATCTGTTATACTGGACAGCATACAAGGCGTTCTCGCTG GGGTTGCTAGAGGTTGTGGATGGCAACACATAGGGGTTTATGTGAATCTAGGGGCATTCTACCTTTGTGGGATTCCTGTTGCTGCCACACTGGCAGTTTTGGCTAAAATGAGAGGAAAAGGACTTTGGATTGGTGTACAAGTCGGTGCTTTTGTTCAATGTATTCTATTTTCTACCATAACAAGTTGCATAAATTGGGAACAACAG GCTATCAAGGCAAGAAAAAGGTTATTTGATAGCGAAATTTCAGCAGACAATAGACTCGTATAA
- the LOC114369258 gene encoding protein DETOXIFICATION 12-like isoform X1, whose translation MSFTITEATIVSGTLFACRRVFGYIFSNEKEVVDYVTVMAPLICISVILDSIQGVLAGVARGCGWQHIGVYVNLVAYYLCGIPVAASLAFLEKMRGKGLWIGVQVGAFVQCVLLSIITSCINWEQQAIKARKRLFDSEFPADNRLMGMASGLETICGQAYGGQQYQRIGIQTYTAIFSLILVSIPVSLLWINMETILVFIGQDPLISHEAGKFTIWLVPALFAYAILQPLVRYFQIQSLLLPMFASSCVTLIIHVPLCWALVFKTSLSNVGGALAVSISIWSNVIFLVLYMRYSSACAKTRAPISMELFKGMWEFFRFAIPSAVMVCLEWWSYELLVLLSGLLPNPQLETSVLSVCLNTIATLYTIPFGIGAAASTRVSNELGAGNSHAARVAVLAAMSLAVIETSIVSATLFACRNVFGYIFSNEKEVVDYVTAMAPLVCISVILDSIQGVLTGIARGCGWQHLGVYVNLGAFYLCGIPMAALLAFLVRLGGKGLWIGIQSGAFVQCILLSIITGCINWEKQAIKARKRLFDEKISADNILV comes from the exons ATGTCTTTTACAATCACGGAGGCAACTATAGTTAGCGGAACCCTCTTTGCCTGTCGCCGTGTTTTTGGTTATATTTTCAGCAATGAGAAGGAAGTTGTAGATTATGTCACTGTCATGGCTCCTCTAATTTGCATATCTGTTATACTGGACAGCATACAAGGTGTTCTCGCAG GGGTTGCTAGAGGTTGTGGATGGCAACACATAGGGGTTTATGTCAATCTAGTGGCCTACTATCTCTGTGGGATTCCTGTTGCTGCCTCTCTGgcatttttggaaaaaatgagAGGAAAAGGACTTTGGATTGGTGTACAAGTCGGTGCTTTTGTTCAATGTGTTCTACTTTCTATCATAACAAGTTGCATAAATTGGGAACAGCAG GCAATCAAGGCAAGAAAGAGGTTATTTGATAGTGAATTTCCAGCGGACAATAGACTG ATGGGAATGGCTAGTGGACTGGAAACAATTTGTGGACAGGCTTATGGAGGCCAACAATATCAAAGAATTGGAATACAAACATACACTGCTATATTCTCTCTCATTTTGGTTTCTATTCCGGTGTCTCTCCTTTGGATCAACATGGAAACCATACTAGTTTTCATAGGCCAGGACCCTCTAATTTCCCATGAAGCAGGGAAGTTCACAATTTGGCTTGTTCCAGCACTTTTTGCATATGCAATTCTACAGCCGTTAGTTCGATATTTCCAAATCCAAAGTTTGCTTCTTCCCATGTTTGCAAGTTCTTGTGTCACACTCATTATTCATGTACCTCTTTGTTGGGCCTTGGTATTCAAGACAAGTCTGAGTAATGTTGGTGGAGCATTGGCTGTGAGCATTTCAATATGGTCAAATGTGATTTTTCTTGTGTTATACATGAGATACTCTTCTGCATGTGCAAAAACCCGCGCACCGATTTCTATGGAGCTGTTCAAAGGAATGTGGGAGTTCTTTCGTTTCGCTATCCCTTCAGCAGTAATGGTTTG CCTTGAATGGTGGTCATATGAGCTGCTTGTATTGCTGTCAGGACTCTTACCAAATCCACAACTTGAAACTTCAGTTCTGTCCGTTTG CCTCAACACCATTGCAACTCTCTATACGATACCCTTTGGAATTGGTGCAGCAGCAAG CACAAGGGTTTCAAATGAATTAGGAGCTGGGAATTCACATGCTGCACGTGTTGCCGTGTTAGCAGCAATGTCTCTTGCAGTAATTGAGACAAGTATAGTAAGTGCAACACTCTTCGCCTGCCGCAATGTTTTTGGTTATATTTTCAGCAATGAGAAGGAAGTTGTTGATTATGTCACTGCCATGGCTCCTCTGGTATGTATATCTGTTATACTAGACAGCATACAAGGTGTTCTAACAG GGATTGCTAGAGGTTGTGGATGGCAACATTTAGGGGTTTATGTCAATCTAGGGGCCTTCTACCTTTGTGGGATTCCAATGGCTGCCTTATTAGCATTTTTGGTGCGATTGGGAGGAAAAGGACTATGGATTGGCATACAAAGTGGTGCTTTTGTTCAATGTATTCTACTTTCTATCATAACAGGTTGCATAAATTGGGAAAAGCAG GCAATCAAGGCAAGAAAGAGGTTATTTGATGAAAAAATTTCAGCAGACAATATATTGGTATGA
- the LOC114369258 gene encoding protein DETOXIFICATION 12-like isoform X2 has protein sequence MEESLVKKHEQERVTWGVYSEEMRRICHIAGPMVAVVSSQYLLQVVSTMIVGHLGELYLSSAALAISLSGVTGFSLLMGMASGLETICGQAYGGQQYQRIGIQTYTAIFSLILVSIPVSLLWINMETILVFIGQDPLISHEAGKFTIWLVPALFAYAILQPLVRYFQIQSLLLPMFASSCVTLIIHVPLCWALVFKTSLSNVGGALAVSISIWSNVIFLVLYMRYSSACAKTRAPISMELFKGMWEFFRFAIPSAVMVCLEWWSYELLVLLSGLLPNPQLETSVLSVCLNTIATLYTIPFGIGAAASTRVSNELGAGNSHAARVAVLAAMSLAVIETSIVSATLFACRNVFGYIFSNEKEVVDYVTAMAPLVCISVILDSIQGVLTGIARGCGWQHLGVYVNLGAFYLCGIPMAALLAFLVRLGGKGLWIGIQSGAFVQCILLSIITGCINWEKQAIKARKRLFDEKISADNILV, from the exons aTGGAAGAAAGtttagtaaagaaacatgaGCAAGAAAGAGTAACATGGGGTGTTTATAGTGAAGAAATGAGAAGGATATGCCATATAGCAGGGCCTATGGTGGCAGTGGTTTCTTCACAATATTTGTTGCAAGTTGTCTCAACTATGATAGTTGGTCATTTGGGTGAACTCTATCTCTCTAGCGCCGCCCTTGCCATTTCTCTATCAGGGGTCACTGGTTTCAGTCTTCTT ATGGGAATGGCTAGTGGACTGGAAACAATTTGTGGACAGGCTTATGGAGGCCAACAATATCAAAGAATTGGAATACAAACATACACTGCTATATTCTCTCTCATTTTGGTTTCTATTCCGGTGTCTCTCCTTTGGATCAACATGGAAACCATACTAGTTTTCATAGGCCAGGACCCTCTAATTTCCCATGAAGCAGGGAAGTTCACAATTTGGCTTGTTCCAGCACTTTTTGCATATGCAATTCTACAGCCGTTAGTTCGATATTTCCAAATCCAAAGTTTGCTTCTTCCCATGTTTGCAAGTTCTTGTGTCACACTCATTATTCATGTACCTCTTTGTTGGGCCTTGGTATTCAAGACAAGTCTGAGTAATGTTGGTGGAGCATTGGCTGTGAGCATTTCAATATGGTCAAATGTGATTTTTCTTGTGTTATACATGAGATACTCTTCTGCATGTGCAAAAACCCGCGCACCGATTTCTATGGAGCTGTTCAAAGGAATGTGGGAGTTCTTTCGTTTCGCTATCCCTTCAGCAGTAATGGTTTG CCTTGAATGGTGGTCATATGAGCTGCTTGTATTGCTGTCAGGACTCTTACCAAATCCACAACTTGAAACTTCAGTTCTGTCCGTTTG CCTCAACACCATTGCAACTCTCTATACGATACCCTTTGGAATTGGTGCAGCAGCAAG CACAAGGGTTTCAAATGAATTAGGAGCTGGGAATTCACATGCTGCACGTGTTGCCGTGTTAGCAGCAATGTCTCTTGCAGTAATTGAGACAAGTATAGTAAGTGCAACACTCTTCGCCTGCCGCAATGTTTTTGGTTATATTTTCAGCAATGAGAAGGAAGTTGTTGATTATGTCACTGCCATGGCTCCTCTGGTATGTATATCTGTTATACTAGACAGCATACAAGGTGTTCTAACAG GGATTGCTAGAGGTTGTGGATGGCAACATTTAGGGGTTTATGTCAATCTAGGGGCCTTCTACCTTTGTGGGATTCCAATGGCTGCCTTATTAGCATTTTTGGTGCGATTGGGAGGAAAAGGACTATGGATTGGCATACAAAGTGGTGCTTTTGTTCAATGTATTCTACTTTCTATCATAACAGGTTGCATAAATTGGGAAAAGCAG GCAATCAAGGCAAGAAAGAGGTTATTTGATGAAAAAATTTCAGCAGACAATATATTGGTATGA
- the LOC114369260 gene encoding uncharacterized protein LOC114369260, translating to MKETVSSYGSHSKDLKISVPHLVGAVWEACSALKKTPSTNITAIGRGMTQVAVSVKDVLREMKELKPVSCDDQVDEAAGEGCAEAASEPHDDNSSEGDLGNDLSPEEMKVAERAIEVVSNTLSIRKVLIHSIIGLLKLEKPNDNSGFINSLEKLLQLCQELGRQIDEIGACLYPPQEIPSINAALEEIHSIIDAVQVEVGELLGASDVFLEPCNDLRSSLRQLASELRNSSTADIEARVENITLT from the exons ATGAAGGAAACGGTCTCTTCATACG GGTCCCATTCTAAAGACCTGAAAATATCAGTACCACATTTGGTTGGTGCTGTCTGGGAAGCCTGTTCTGCCCTTAAAAAGACTCCTTCCACAAATATTACAGCAATTGGGCGAGGAATGACACAAGTAGCTGTTTCAGTGAAGGATGTTCTTCGTGAGATGAAAGAATTGAAACCTGTTTCATGTGATGATCAAGTTGATGAAGCTGCTGGTGAGGGTTGTGCAGAAGCAGCATCTGAGCCACATGATGATAATTCAAGTGAAGGTGATCTAGGGAATGACCTGTCACCAGAAGAGATGAAAGTGGCTGAAAGAGCAATTGAGGTTGTCTCTAATACGCTTTCAATTAGAAAAGTACTTATTCACTCCATCATAGGCTTGCTTAAGCTGGAAAAACCAAATGACAACAGCGGTTTTATAAATTCGCTGGAGAAGTTGTTGCAGTTGTGTCAGGAACTTGGTCGACAGATTGATGAGATTGGAGCTTGTCTTTATCCCCCACAAGAGATTCCTTCCATAAATGCAGCTTTGGAGGAAATTCACAGCATTATTGATGCTGTGCAAGTTGAGGTAGGAGAACTTCTAGGCGCATCAGATGTATTTCTGGAGCCATGCAATGATTTGAGGAGTTCACTGAGACAGCTTGCATCTGAACTAAGAAACTCTAGTACTGCTGATATAGAAGCCAGAGTGGAAAATATAACATTAACCTAA
- the LOC114372588 gene encoding sec-independent protein translocase protein TATC, chloroplastic-like isoform X1 has protein sequence MGLISTSVPTNIVPQFGSLRTSIRVGNPNPSGLSFPRKRNNSFVCLAVDDELRQKQQDLSTSATGLGSALEERPENADLFESTAEETQGNFGQDGDRGAIYDFLYPDKELLPDDKEMSIFDHLEELRQRIFVSVLAVGASILGCFAFSKELIMILEAPVKTQGVRFLQLAPGEFFFTTLKVSGYCGLLLGSPVILYEVIAFVLPGLTKSERRFLGPIVLGSSVLFYAGITFSYLVLTPAALNFFVTYAEGAVESLWSIDQYFEFVLVLMFSTGLSFQVPVIQFLLGQLGLVSGDQMLSIWRYVVVGAVVAAAIVTPSTDPLTQILLAAPLLGLYLGGAWMVKLTGR, from the exons ATGGGATTGATAAGCACCAGTGTTCCCACCAACATCGTTCCTCAATTCGGGTCTCTCCGAACATCCATCCGGGTCGGAAACCCAAACCCTTCCGGGTTGAGTTTCCCACGGAAGAGGAATAACAGTTTTGTTTGCTTGGCCGTCGATGACGAGCTGAGACAGAAGCAGCAAGACTTGAGTACTAGCGCCACTGGGCTGGGCTCCGCCCTTGAAGAAAGGCCCG AAAATGCAGATCTTTTTGAGAGTACAGCTGAAGAAACGCAGGGAAATTTTGGGCAAGATGGTGACCGAGGTGCTATCTATGATTTTCTTTATCCTGATAAAGAGCTTCTTCCCGATGACAAAGAAATGAGCATATTTGATCATCTTGAAGAGCTGCGACAGAGAATCTTTGTATCAGTCCTGGCAGTTGGAGCAAGCATTTTGGGATGCTTTGCATTTTCAAAAGAACTAATAATGATTCTTGAAGCTCCTGTTAAAACACAGGGTGTAAGATTTCTTCAGCTAGCTCCTGGTGAATTTTTCTTCACAACTTTAAAG GTGTCTGGGTACTGTGGCCTTCTCTTGGGAAGTCCTGTCATCCTCTATGAAGTCATAGCTTTTGTACTTCCAGGACTTACAAAATCTGAAAGAAGGTTTCTAGGGCCAATTGTTTTAGGCTCATCAGTTCTTTTCTATGCCGGAATAACTTTCTCCTACTTAGTTCTGACACCTGCAGCATTAAATTTCTTTGTTACCTACGCTGAAGGTGCTGTTGAATCATTATGGTCCATCGATCAATACTTTGAATTTGTTCTGGTGCTTATGTTCAGTACAGGCTTATCTTTCCAG GTACCTGTCATACAATTTCTATTGGGACAACTTGGACTGGTGTCTGGAGACCAGATGCTATCAATTTGGAGGTATGTTGTGGTTGGTGCCGTAGTGGCAGCTGCTATAGTTACGCCATCTACTGATCCTCTCACTCAAATTCTTCTAGCGGCACCCTTATTGGGTCTTTACTTAGGTGGCGCATGGATGGTCAAGCTTACTGGACGGTGA
- the LOC114372588 gene encoding sec-independent protein translocase protein TATC, chloroplastic-like isoform X2, whose protein sequence is MGLISTSVPTNIVPQFGSLRTSIRVGNPNPSGLSFPRKRNNSFVCLAVDDELRQKQQDLSTSATGLGSALEERPDLFESTAEETQGNFGQDGDRGAIYDFLYPDKELLPDDKEMSIFDHLEELRQRIFVSVLAVGASILGCFAFSKELIMILEAPVKTQGVRFLQLAPGEFFFTTLKVSGYCGLLLGSPVILYEVIAFVLPGLTKSERRFLGPIVLGSSVLFYAGITFSYLVLTPAALNFFVTYAEGAVESLWSIDQYFEFVLVLMFSTGLSFQVPVIQFLLGQLGLVSGDQMLSIWRYVVVGAVVAAAIVTPSTDPLTQILLAAPLLGLYLGGAWMVKLTGR, encoded by the exons ATGGGATTGATAAGCACCAGTGTTCCCACCAACATCGTTCCTCAATTCGGGTCTCTCCGAACATCCATCCGGGTCGGAAACCCAAACCCTTCCGGGTTGAGTTTCCCACGGAAGAGGAATAACAGTTTTGTTTGCTTGGCCGTCGATGACGAGCTGAGACAGAAGCAGCAAGACTTGAGTACTAGCGCCACTGGGCTGGGCTCCGCCCTTGAAGAAAGGCCCG ATCTTTTTGAGAGTACAGCTGAAGAAACGCAGGGAAATTTTGGGCAAGATGGTGACCGAGGTGCTATCTATGATTTTCTTTATCCTGATAAAGAGCTTCTTCCCGATGACAAAGAAATGAGCATATTTGATCATCTTGAAGAGCTGCGACAGAGAATCTTTGTATCAGTCCTGGCAGTTGGAGCAAGCATTTTGGGATGCTTTGCATTTTCAAAAGAACTAATAATGATTCTTGAAGCTCCTGTTAAAACACAGGGTGTAAGATTTCTTCAGCTAGCTCCTGGTGAATTTTTCTTCACAACTTTAAAG GTGTCTGGGTACTGTGGCCTTCTCTTGGGAAGTCCTGTCATCCTCTATGAAGTCATAGCTTTTGTACTTCCAGGACTTACAAAATCTGAAAGAAGGTTTCTAGGGCCAATTGTTTTAGGCTCATCAGTTCTTTTCTATGCCGGAATAACTTTCTCCTACTTAGTTCTGACACCTGCAGCATTAAATTTCTTTGTTACCTACGCTGAAGGTGCTGTTGAATCATTATGGTCCATCGATCAATACTTTGAATTTGTTCTGGTGCTTATGTTCAGTACAGGCTTATCTTTCCAG GTACCTGTCATACAATTTCTATTGGGACAACTTGGACTGGTGTCTGGAGACCAGATGCTATCAATTTGGAGGTATGTTGTGGTTGGTGCCGTAGTGGCAGCTGCTATAGTTACGCCATCTACTGATCCTCTCACTCAAATTCTTCTAGCGGCACCCTTATTGGGTCTTTACTTAGGTGGCGCATGGATGGTCAAGCTTACTGGACGGTGA
- the LOC114370675 gene encoding origin of replication complex subunit 4-like encodes MEQENHKIKAVSLLRSRICDPKFIFISESPESNYSKLKFMISSSVTEACNNSILLLGPRGSGKNAVLELTIQDLLQEYPDSVSVIRLNGLLHSDDISAFKEIARQLCMEHQLLFSKAASFDDNSQFMVAILKECGLAHKTVIFVLDEFHLFAQGKQRLLYSLLDAMQSITSQAVVLGISCRLDADQLLEKRVRSRFSHRKLLFLPPSIEDSQKLLMHILTLPIDSSFPHAYAVEFNRKVQNIIEDRRFKETLNKYLNVDSSVKHLLRFLFCAVSHMDLQTGFLSRENFEIAFTSIQRQPKLECLRNCSILELQILVCMKRLEVKEQSLCNFNSVMKEYISTLTSERYARHVCLRAFEHLIHRELICFTDNRGQSLSVEFRPVKLLISSAELHQGLRANTSCPPKLLKLMDREG; translated from the exons ATGGAGCAAGAGAATCACAAAATCAAAGCAGTGAGTTTGCTTCGAAGCAGAATCTGTGATCccaaattcatcttcatcagtgAATCTCCAGAAAGCAACTACAG CAAGCTGAAATTCATGATATCGAGTTCGGTAACGGAAGCATGCAACAATTCTATTCTTCTTCTCGGTCCCCGCGGCTCCGGCAAGAATGCG GTTTTGGAGCTTACAATTCAAGATTTGCTGCAAGAGTATCCGGACTCGGTCTCAGTG ATAAGGTTGAATGGGCTTTTACATAGTGATGACATCTCTGCGTTCAAG GAAATAGCTAGGCAGTTATGCATGGAGCATCAATTGCTATTCTCAAAAGCG GCATCATTTGATGACAACTCCCAATTTATGGTGGCCATCCTAAA GGAATGTGGATTAGCACATAAAACAGTAATTTTTGTTCTGGATGAGTTTCACCTGTTTGCTCAG GGTAAACAGAGATTACTCTATAGCTTGCTAGATGCAATGCAATCAATAACATCACAGGCTGTTGTACTTGGCATTAGTTGCCGTCTG GATGCAGATCAGCTGTTGGAGAAAAGGGTACGATCTCGTTTTTCACATAGAAAGCTGTTGTTCCTACCACCTTCAATAGAAGATTCACAAAA ATTACTGATGCACATCCTGACATTACCAATTGATTCAAGCTTTCCACATGCTTATGCTGTTGAATTTAACAGAAAGGTCCAA AATATTATAGAAGATAGAAGGTTCAAAGAAAccctcaataaatatttaaatgttgaCTCCTCTGTCAAACATTTGCTGAGGTTCCT ATTCTGTGCAGTCTCTCATATGGATTTGCAGACTGGGTTCCTGTCTCGGGAGAACTTTGAAATTGCATTTACAAGTATCCAGAGGCAGCCCAAACTGGAATGTTTAAGAA ATTGCTCCATTTTAGAACTCCAAATTTTGGTTTGCATGAAGAGATTGGAAGTTAAAGAGCAAAGTTTATGCAACTTCAATTCTGTGATGAAAG AGTATATAAGCACCCTGACTTCTGAACGTTATGCAAGACATGTCTGCTTAAGG GCATTTGAACACCTTATACATCGTGAATTGATATGTTTCACAGACAATAGAGGACAAAGTTTGTCTGTTGAATTCCGTCCTGTAAAGCTTTTAATTTCATCTGCTGAACTACATCAAGGACTAAGAGCAAATACTTCATGCCCT CCTAAGCTTCTAAAATTAATGGATCGTGAAGGCTAA
- the LOC114371064 gene encoding palmitoyl-acyl carrier protein thioesterase, chloroplastic-like: MRTMVATFSYPASTYFVRCCSVRENHDQVKLQVNSSIRTNGSFRSPVKVESLKQTVSTTTTLGQAVTIDENGLRQNIPTKKQLVDPHRQGLIIEGGVGYRQTVVIRSYEVGADKTATLESILNLLQETALNHVWMSGLLSDGFGATHGMVRNDLIWVVSRMQVLVDYYPIWGEVVEIDTWVGASGKNGMRRDWLIRSQVTGRIFARATSTWVMMNRKTRRLSKMPEEVRAEVSPWFIEKQAIKEDDVQEKIVKLDKEAKYMNSDLKPKRSDLDMNQHVNNVKYVRWMLETIPDQILEGHQLSGITLEYRRECGSSDIVQSLCEPEEDEILHGVVEPDYCTNLLNGLSSDIINGSGVLTCLEKRPLRYTHLLQTKGEKQNDEIVRGRTTWKRKISTMPFST; the protein is encoded by the exons ATGAGAACAATGGTTGCCACTTTCTCATATCCAGCCTCTACCTATTTTGTAAGGTGTTGTTCCGTGAGAGAAAACCATGACCAGGTTAAGCTGCAAGTGAACAGCAGCATCAGAACTAATGGGAGTTTTAGGTCCCCAGTTAAAGTTGAGTCACTCAAACAAACAGTTTCAACTACCACCACTCTTGGTCAAGCTGTTACAATTGATGAAAATGGTCTTCGCCAAAACATTCCAACAAAGAAGCAATTGGTTGATCCTCATCGTCAAGGGCTCATCATTGAAGGTGGAGTTGGTTATAGACAGACTGTTGTCATTAGGTCCTATGAAGTTGGAGCTGATAAAACAGCCACACTTGAGAGCATCCTCAATCTTCTTCAG GAAACTGCATTAAACCATGTTTGGATGTCTGGACTGCTGAGTGATGGGTTTGGAGCAACACATGGAATGGTGAGGAACGATCTCATTTGGGTTGTCTCAAGAATGCAAGTTCTGGTTGATTACTATCCCATCTG GGGAGAGGTAGTTGAAATTGACACATGGGTTGGAGCATCAGGCAAGAATGGAATGCGGCGGGATTGGCTGATAAGAAGCCAAGTCACAGGCCGCATTTTTGCACGTGCAACAAG CACGTGGGTGATGATGAACCGTAAAACAAGACGTCTCTCCAAAATGCCTGAAGAGGTAAGAGCAGAAGTTTCACCTTGGTTTATAGAGAAGCAAGCAATAAAGGAAGATGATGTTCAAGAAAAAATAGTCAAATTAGACAAAGAGGCAAAATACATGAATTCTGACTTGAAG CCCAAGAGAAGTGATTTGGACATGAACCAACATGTTAATAATGTGAAGTATGTAAGATGGATGCTAGAG ACCATCCCAGACCAAATTCTGGAGGGGCACCAATTATCTGGTATCACACTAGAGTACAGAAGGGAATGTGGAAGCTCGGATATAGTACAATCACTATGTGAACCTGAAGAGGATGAAATACTTCATGGTGTGGTGGAACCAGATTACTGCACAAATCTTCTCAATGGGTTATCATCAGATATTATAAATGGTAGTGGTGTCCTTACTTGCCTTGAGAAGAGGCCATTAAGGTATACACACCTGCTACAAACCAAAGGAGAGAAACAAAACGACGAAATTGTCAGAGGAAGGACTACATGGAAGAGGAAGATTTCTACAATGCCATTTTCCACTTAG